One segment of Bradyrhizobium sp. CB2312 DNA contains the following:
- a CDS encoding adenylate/guanylate cyclase domain-containing protein — MTGEKTSNRVFRIGFQTSIITVFVAVVLIVGLTLVYLSFARVTSITRTAASGFIEKVAQLGADHVDEQFQNVRDNLDILSGLPAIQEADIADNSRLYSLMAAMLRNNPQLFNLYVGYEDGSFIEMDVIDRAKPAFRSGLKVDEDAKFRLVVISRTAGSAPVTQYLSENLIEVAEVPGPTGYDPRQRPWYVEAFRTDKTLLTGPYVFYATGEPGYTLRTPLKEGRRGVVAGDVLLNRFEDMLAEQKLGQSGLAFLFNDAERIVGHPEMSRLMAEIPERQDDLPQIGGLKMPALVPIIRSWRNGGPAQQFFTDGAGRIYIAAVHRLDTTGSANVRLAMFAPLDEFYARIIDERRTLFALALAFVGATLPFAFWLGSLMAQPLRKLVEETDAIQRFDIAERPRIHSAIGEIEELGRSVFTMRSVVRSFASFIPRPIVRQLIETGSSLRLGGSRREVTVLFTDVADFTAKTERADPSQVMIYTSRYFAALSDEIMRHQGTVDKYIGDAVMAFWNAPADDPDHTANACRAVLACLAANEALNKDFRRDGWPPYDTRFGLHVGDAVVGNVGSSDRMNYTALGATVNLASRLEGLNKSYGTRVLVSAAVRARAGHAFLFRSVDNITPKGFAEPIEVSELRGELAQAGEAEIAMCRRWDEIFALIAQDGSAETARVRLSGFLHDHPKDSVALLHAQRLRSSAQGAAA; from the coding sequence ATGACAGGAGAGAAGACCAGCAACCGCGTCTTTCGCATCGGCTTCCAGACATCGATCATCACGGTGTTCGTCGCCGTCGTGCTGATCGTCGGCCTGACCCTGGTCTATCTCAGCTTCGCGCGCGTGACATCGATCACGCGGACCGCTGCCTCCGGCTTCATCGAGAAGGTGGCGCAGCTCGGCGCCGACCACGTCGACGAGCAGTTCCAGAATGTCCGCGACAATCTCGACATCCTGTCCGGCCTGCCGGCGATCCAGGAGGCCGACATCGCGGACAATTCGCGGCTGTACAGCCTGATGGCGGCGATGCTGCGCAACAACCCGCAGCTCTTCAATCTCTATGTCGGCTATGAAGACGGCTCGTTCATCGAGATGGACGTGATCGACCGCGCCAAGCCGGCGTTCAGGTCGGGCCTGAAGGTCGATGAGGATGCGAAGTTCCGGCTGGTCGTCATCTCGCGCACGGCCGGCAGCGCGCCGGTCACGCAATATCTGTCCGAAAATCTCATCGAGGTCGCGGAGGTCCCCGGCCCCACCGGCTACGACCCGCGGCAGCGGCCCTGGTATGTCGAGGCGTTCAGGACCGACAAGACACTGCTGACGGGGCCTTACGTCTTCTACGCCACCGGCGAGCCCGGCTACACGCTGCGGACGCCGCTGAAGGAAGGCCGCCGCGGCGTCGTCGCCGGCGACGTGCTGCTGAACCGGTTCGAGGACATGCTGGCGGAGCAGAAGCTCGGCCAATCCGGGCTCGCCTTCCTCTTCAACGATGCCGAGCGCATCGTCGGCCATCCCGAGATGAGCCGCCTGATGGCGGAAATCCCGGAGCGGCAGGACGACCTGCCGCAGATCGGCGGGCTCAAGATGCCGGCGCTGGTGCCGATCATCCGGTCGTGGCGCAACGGCGGGCCGGCCCAGCAGTTCTTCACGGATGGCGCGGGCCGGATATATATCGCTGCGGTTCACCGGCTCGATACGACCGGCTCCGCCAATGTCCGGCTCGCGATGTTCGCGCCGCTCGATGAATTCTACGCCCGGATCATCGATGAGCGGCGCACGCTGTTCGCGCTGGCGCTGGCCTTCGTCGGCGCCACGCTTCCGTTCGCGTTCTGGCTGGGGTCGCTGATGGCGCAGCCGCTGCGCAAGCTGGTCGAGGAGACCGACGCGATCCAGCGTTTCGACATCGCGGAACGGCCGCGCATCCATTCCGCCATCGGCGAGATCGAGGAGCTCGGCCGCTCGGTCTTCACCATGCGCAGCGTGGTCCGCAGCTTTGCGAGCTTCATCCCGCGCCCGATCGTGCGGCAGCTGATCGAGACCGGCTCGTCACTCCGCCTCGGCGGCTCCCGGCGCGAGGTCACGGTGCTGTTCACCGATGTCGCCGACTTCACCGCCAAGACCGAACGCGCCGACCCGTCGCAGGTGATGATCTACACCTCGCGCTATTTCGCGGCGCTGTCGGACGAGATCATGCGGCACCAGGGCACGGTCGACAAATATATCGGCGATGCCGTGATGGCGTTCTGGAATGCGCCCGCGGATGACCCCGATCATACCGCCAACGCCTGCCGCGCGGTTCTCGCATGTCTCGCCGCGAACGAGGCCCTCAACAAAGACTTCCGGCGCGACGGCTGGCCGCCCTATGACACGCGCTTCGGCCTGCATGTCGGCGACGCCGTGGTCGGCAATGTCGGCTCGAGCGACCGGATGAACTACACCGCGCTCGGCGCCACCGTGAACCTGGCGTCGAGGCTGGAAGGCCTCAACAAGAGCTACGGCACACGCGTGCTCGTTAGCGCAGCGGTGCGCGCCCGAGCCGGGCACGCGTTCCTGTTCCGCAGCGTCGACAACATCACCCCGAAGGGGTTTGCCGAGCCGATCGAGGTCAGCGAGCTGCGCGGCGAGCTGGCGCAGGCCGGCGAGGCCGAGATCGCGATGTGCCGGCGCTGGGACGAGATCTTTGCGTTGATCGCCCAGGATGGTTCCGCCGAGACGGCCCGGGTCCGGCTCTCCGGATTCTTGCACGACCATCCCAAGGATTCCGTCGCACTGCTTCATGCCCAGCGATTGCGGTCCTCGGCCCAGGGGGCGGCGGCATGA
- a CDS encoding transporter — MTGHMRSAALASALMVTAFPPQPALAAAGGVSFWLPGIFGSFAAVPVTPGWAYSTIYIHLSDKAGTGQNFVTSGGIPGSVTAGLNAHADVLAMGITYTSPTPVLGGQAGFSVLTAPGNIAAGIDATLTGPRGNTISGSATDNRTTLTDVFYQGTLKWNQGVHNELIYITGNIPSGTYDSSRLANLSFGFPAIDAGAGYTYLDPKTGHEFSVVGGLTYSFMNGALQYQNGIDFHLDWAASQFVSKNVHVGLAGYYFQQITDDSGPGAKLGGFRGMSVGIGPQIGFMIPMSDDYQGYLNIRGYKDLETENRPNSWSTWVTFSVSPGARAAAATKPIVRKY; from the coding sequence ATGACGGGACACATGCGAAGCGCCGCGCTGGCATCTGCGTTGATGGTGACGGCCTTCCCCCCTCAACCCGCCCTCGCCGCTGCCGGCGGCGTCAGCTTCTGGCTTCCAGGCATCTTCGGCAGCTTTGCAGCCGTGCCGGTGACGCCGGGATGGGCCTATTCGACGATCTACATTCATCTCAGCGACAAGGCCGGGACCGGGCAGAACTTCGTCACCAGCGGCGGCATCCCGGGATCGGTGACCGCCGGCCTCAATGCACATGCCGACGTGCTCGCGATGGGTATCACCTACACCTCGCCGACGCCGGTGCTAGGCGGCCAGGCCGGATTCAGCGTGCTCACCGCGCCCGGCAATATCGCGGCCGGCATCGACGCGACGCTGACCGGCCCGCGCGGCAACACCATCTCGGGCAGCGCCACGGACAATCGCACCACGCTGACCGACGTGTTCTACCAGGGCACGCTGAAATGGAACCAGGGCGTCCACAACGAGCTGATCTACATCACCGGCAACATCCCGAGCGGCACCTACGATTCCAGCCGGCTCGCGAATCTGAGCTTCGGCTTCCCCGCGATCGATGCGGGCGCCGGCTACACCTATCTCGATCCGAAGACCGGACACGAATTCTCCGTCGTCGGCGGCCTCACCTACAGTTTCATGAACGGCGCGCTACAGTACCAGAACGGCATCGACTTCCATCTCGACTGGGCCGCCTCGCAGTTCGTCAGCAAGAACGTCCATGTCGGTCTCGCCGGCTATTACTTCCAGCAGATCACCGATGACAGCGGCCCCGGCGCCAAGCTCGGCGGCTTCAGAGGCATGTCGGTCGGCATCGGCCCGCAGATCGGCTTCATGATCCCGATGTCCGACGACTATCAGGGCTATCTCAACATCCGCGGCTACAAGGACCTCGAGACCGAGAACCGGCCGAACAGCTGGTCGACCTGGGTCACCTTCTCGGTCTCGCCGGGAGCGCGCGCAGCGGCCGCGACGAAGCCGATCGTTCGAAAATACTGA
- a CDS encoding formylglycine-generating enzyme family protein has translation MLRADLDHCEWLPDDAKTGEMVFIPGGTFRMGSDHHYPEEAPSHRVSVDGFWIDRTPVTNRQFKQFVNATGHVTEAQIVPDPKDYPGALKEMLYAGSLVFSPLPRITDLADWSQWWSFMRGANWRHPYGPGSNIKGLDDHPVVHVSYSDAAAYAHWAGKELPTEAEWEFAARGGLEGEEFAWGDALMPGGKHMANIWQGNFPVQNLGEDGFKRTSPVMAFPPNGYGLHDMIGNVWEWTSDWWSARHMAEAAKPCCIPKNPRGGPEDASFDPCQPDIRIPRKVLKGGSHLCAPNYCRRYRPAARHAEPVDTSTSHVGFRCVVRLPVGVRHEQEGRAAT, from the coding sequence ATGCTGCGGGCAGACCTCGATCATTGCGAGTGGTTGCCGGACGATGCGAAGACCGGCGAGATGGTCTTCATTCCCGGCGGAACCTTTCGCATGGGATCCGACCATCATTATCCCGAGGAGGCGCCGAGCCATCGCGTTTCGGTCGACGGCTTCTGGATCGATCGCACACCCGTCACCAACCGGCAGTTCAAGCAGTTCGTCAACGCGACCGGCCATGTCACGGAAGCGCAGATCGTTCCAGACCCCAAGGACTATCCCGGCGCCCTGAAAGAGATGCTCTACGCGGGATCATTGGTGTTCTCGCCGCTGCCGCGCATCACCGATCTCGCCGACTGGAGCCAGTGGTGGTCTTTCATGCGCGGCGCCAACTGGCGCCATCCTTACGGTCCCGGCAGCAACATCAAGGGCCTCGACGATCATCCGGTCGTGCACGTCTCCTACAGTGATGCGGCAGCCTATGCCCATTGGGCCGGCAAGGAGCTGCCGACGGAAGCCGAATGGGAGTTTGCCGCGCGGGGTGGCCTCGAAGGCGAGGAGTTCGCCTGGGGCGATGCTCTGATGCCTGGCGGCAAGCACATGGCCAATATCTGGCAGGGGAACTTCCCCGTCCAGAATCTCGGCGAGGATGGGTTCAAGCGTACCTCGCCGGTCATGGCCTTTCCGCCGAACGGCTACGGTCTCCACGACATGATCGGCAATGTCTGGGAGTGGACATCCGACTGGTGGTCGGCCCGGCACATGGCCGAGGCTGCAAAACCCTGCTGCATCCCGAAGAATCCGCGCGGCGGCCCCGAGGATGCGAGCTTTGATCCATGTCAACCCGACATCCGCATCCCGCGCAAAGTCTTGAAGGGCGGCTCGCATCTGTGCGCGCCGAACTATTGCCGCCGGTACCGCCCCGCGGCGCGCCATGCCGAGCCGGTCGATACCTCGACCAGCCATGTCGGATTCAGGTGCGTGGTGCGGCTACCGGTTGGCGTTCGTCACGAGCAGGAAGGACGTGCCGCAACGTAG
- a CDS encoding arylsulfatase: protein MSSESKNKNNQSRQPIDRRHLLLGTSSIVAAAALTSEAMAQAQKAAPAPAPAPSPTSSGRKPNILVIFGDDIGQTNISAYSFGVMGYRTPNIDRLAKEGMMFTDYYAEQSCTAGRSSFITGQCTLRTGLSKVGIPGAAVGLQSRDVTIAELLKPLGYATGQFGKNHLGDRNEYLPTVHGFDEFFGNLYHLNAEEDPENRFYPRDPGFLEKFGPRGVLRCKASERDDPTEHPRFGRVGKQTIEDTGSLNKKRMETIDDETSAAAIDFIKRQAQANTPFFCWFNSTRMHFRTHVRPEHRDKPGLTSRTEYADGMIEHDATIGTILKALDDLGIANDTILIYTTDNGPHQNSWPDAGTTPFRSEKNTNWEGAFRVPCMIRWPGRVAAGSVSNELVSGLDWMPTLLAAAGDADVKQKLLNGYQVGGRTFKVHLDGYDQLAYLTGQQPNGARKEFVYFNDDGDVVAARIENWKIVFEEQRANGTLRIWAEPFTKLRVPKFFNLRSDPYERADVTSNVYYDWLMSDAAGVMIAGPTILSQFLLTFKAYPPSQRPSSFSIDQMVEKMQQSFDAVQSN from the coding sequence ATGAGCAGCGAGTCGAAGAACAAGAACAACCAGTCCCGTCAACCGATCGATCGCAGACATCTGCTGCTTGGAACATCCTCCATCGTCGCCGCCGCGGCCCTGACGTCCGAGGCCATGGCGCAGGCCCAGAAAGCAGCCCCTGCCCCTGCCCCCGCCCCGTCGCCGACGTCGTCCGGCCGCAAGCCGAACATCCTCGTGATCTTCGGCGACGACATCGGCCAGACCAATATCTCCGCCTATTCCTTCGGCGTGATGGGATATCGCACCCCGAACATCGATCGCCTCGCCAAAGAAGGCATGATGTTCACCGACTACTATGCCGAGCAGAGCTGCACCGCCGGGCGATCGTCGTTCATCACCGGCCAGTGCACGCTGCGGACGGGATTGTCGAAGGTCGGCATTCCCGGTGCCGCCGTCGGCCTCCAGTCACGCGACGTGACGATCGCCGAATTGCTCAAACCGCTTGGTTATGCGACCGGCCAGTTCGGCAAGAACCATCTCGGCGATCGCAACGAATACCTGCCGACCGTGCACGGTTTCGACGAGTTCTTTGGCAATCTGTATCACCTCAACGCCGAGGAGGATCCGGAGAACCGGTTCTATCCGCGCGACCCCGGCTTCCTGGAGAAATTCGGACCACGCGGCGTCCTGCGCTGCAAGGCCAGCGAACGCGACGATCCGACCGAGCACCCGCGCTTCGGACGGGTCGGCAAGCAGACCATCGAGGATACCGGCTCTCTAAACAAGAAGCGGATGGAGACGATCGACGACGAGACCTCGGCTGCGGCGATCGATTTCATCAAGCGGCAGGCGCAGGCCAACACGCCGTTCTTCTGCTGGTTCAACTCCACCCGCATGCATTTCCGCACGCATGTCCGGCCCGAGCATCGCGACAAGCCTGGGCTGACGTCCCGGACCGAATATGCGGACGGTATGATCGAGCACGATGCGACGATCGGAACGATCCTGAAGGCGCTCGACGATCTCGGCATCGCCAATGACACCATCCTGATCTACACGACCGACAACGGACCGCACCAGAATTCCTGGCCCGATGCGGGCACGACCCCGTTCCGCAGCGAGAAGAACACCAATTGGGAAGGCGCATTCCGCGTTCCCTGCATGATCCGATGGCCTGGCCGCGTCGCAGCCGGCTCTGTCTCGAACGAGCTCGTCAGCGGTCTCGACTGGATGCCGACGCTGCTCGCCGCCGCAGGCGATGCCGACGTCAAGCAGAAGCTCCTGAATGGTTATCAGGTCGGCGGCAGGACTTTCAAGGTCCATCTCGATGGCTACGACCAGCTTGCCTATCTCACGGGACAGCAGCCCAACGGTGCGCGCAAGGAATTCGTCTATTTCAACGACGACGGCGACGTCGTCGCTGCGCGTATCGAGAACTGGAAGATCGTGTTCGAGGAGCAGCGCGCAAACGGAACGCTGCGCATCTGGGCCGAGCCATTCACGAAGCTTCGCGTCCCGAAATTCTTCAACCTGCGCTCGGATCCCTATGAGCGCGCCGACGTCACGTCCAATGTCTACTACGACTGGCTCATGTCGGACGCGGCGGGCGTCATGATCGCAGGGCCAACGATCCTGTCGCAGTTCCTGCTGACATTCAAAGCGTACCCGCCGAGCCAGCGGCCATCGAGCTTCAGCATCGACCAGATGGTCGAGAAGATGCAGCAGAGTTTTGACGCGGTGCAGAGTAACTGA
- a CDS encoding DUF1254 domain-containing protein, with protein MKTLLSGVVAMMLTATGTSAQTASLDELAARQVQRRAVEAVVWGMPIVNYDLMLQEMLTKTPGKVNEVIYWGKPLDWKNQTLTPNPDTLYFMAFLNTKDVGPIAIEIPPAGPAGSLNANIVNAWQQPLEDAGLLGVDKGAGVKLVMLPPGYTGQTPAGFEPLQPNTFGSYVLFRSNMKSHGDADVANSIAYGKQIKVYPISQASNPQATVFTDVKDVLFDSTIRYDDSFFVNLDRAVQSEPWLMRDRAMIDQLRTIGIEKGKAFAPDAKLRQALKDGIREAHALMGARYDAGLPAFFDGTHWTLPAHPEVLNAAAANFEEPNAYPVDWRGLAYTYAYVGIKRLGAGQFYLINIKDRDGQSYDGGTTYRLHVPPNVPVDQYWSLTAYDRDTHALIKNVDRASRASNNADVKKNADGSVDVYLGPKPPTGQEANWIPTDPARKFEMMFRLYGPKQELFAKSWKLPDVEPLATTVGGATK; from the coding sequence ATGAAGACGCTGCTTTCCGGAGTTGTTGCCATGATGCTGACGGCTACGGGGACATCCGCGCAGACCGCCTCGCTGGACGAGCTCGCCGCGCGCCAGGTCCAGCGCCGCGCCGTCGAGGCGGTTGTCTGGGGCATGCCGATCGTCAATTACGATCTCATGCTGCAGGAGATGCTGACCAAGACACCAGGCAAGGTGAACGAGGTGATCTACTGGGGCAAGCCGCTGGACTGGAAGAACCAGACGCTGACGCCCAATCCCGACACGCTCTACTTCATGGCATTTCTGAATACGAAGGACGTCGGTCCCATTGCCATCGAAATTCCGCCGGCGGGGCCCGCTGGCTCCCTCAACGCCAACATCGTCAACGCCTGGCAGCAGCCGCTGGAAGACGCAGGCCTGCTCGGCGTGGACAAGGGCGCCGGCGTCAAGCTCGTGATGCTGCCGCCCGGCTACACGGGCCAGACGCCGGCCGGATTCGAGCCGCTCCAGCCCAACACGTTCGGCAGCTACGTGCTGTTCCGCTCCAACATGAAGAGCCACGGCGATGCCGATGTCGCCAATTCCATCGCTTACGGCAAGCAGATCAAGGTTTATCCAATTTCGCAGGCATCGAATCCCCAGGCGACGGTCTTTACCGACGTCAAGGACGTCCTGTTCGACTCGACGATCCGCTACGACGACAGCTTCTTCGTCAATCTCGATCGCGCCGTGCAAAGCGAGCCATGGCTGATGCGCGACCGGGCGATGATCGATCAGCTACGCACGATCGGCATCGAGAAGGGCAAGGCGTTCGCACCGGATGCGAAGCTGAGGCAGGCGCTGAAGGACGGCATTCGCGAAGCCCACGCACTGATGGGAGCGAGATACGACGCCGGTCTGCCCGCATTTTTCGACGGCACGCACTGGACGCTCCCTGCGCATCCGGAGGTGCTGAACGCGGCCGCGGCCAATTTCGAGGAGCCGAATGCCTATCCGGTCGACTGGCGGGGTCTCGCCTACACCTATGCCTATGTCGGCATCAAGCGACTCGGCGCCGGCCAGTTCTACCTGATCAACATCAAGGATAGGGATGGCCAGAGCTACGACGGCGGAACGACGTATCGCCTCCACGTTCCGCCGAACGTACCAGTGGACCAGTATTGGTCACTGACGGCCTATGACCGCGATACGCACGCGCTGATCAAGAATGTCGACCGTGCCAGTCGGGCTTCGAACAACGCCGACGTGAAGAAGAATGCCGACGGCTCGGTCGATGTCTACCTTGGACCCAAGCCGCCCACAGGCCAGGAGGCGAACTGGATCCCGACCGATCCCGCCCGCAAATTCGAAATGATGTTCCGCCTCTATGGGCCGAAGCAGGAGCTGTTCGCAAAGAGCTGGAAGCTGCCTGATGTCGAGCCTCTCGCCACGACGGTCGGCGGCGCGACGAAGTAG
- a CDS encoding DUF1214 domain-containing protein: MKRTVLTVPFLLFMSSAQAQSPVPVTVDNFGRAESDLYFGNGVKEAGGIGKLFHHREPVAMDKQGVIRSNRDTLYSLAVVDLDAGPVTITLPDAGKRFRSLMVINEDHYIVGDIEYRAGKYSYDRNRVGTRYGLIGLRTLVDPSDPKDVEKVRAVQDAVTISQKAPGTFEIPNWDPASQKKVRDALLVLASTAGGFKNAFGAKGQVDPVRHLIATAAGWGGNPDKDATYLSFTPEKNDGSTVYRLTVPGNVPVDGFWSISLYNAEGYFEKNPYDAYSLNNLTAAKSADGSTTVQFGGCDGKIPNCLPTMKGWNYTVRLYRPRPEILNGKWKFPEAQPVG, from the coding sequence ATGAAAAGAACAGTGCTGACGGTCCCGTTCCTTCTCTTCATGTCGAGCGCGCAAGCGCAGTCGCCGGTCCCGGTGACCGTCGATAATTTCGGGCGTGCGGAGTCCGACCTCTATTTCGGTAACGGGGTCAAGGAGGCCGGCGGGATCGGCAAGCTGTTTCACCACCGCGAGCCCGTGGCGATGGACAAGCAGGGCGTTATCCGCTCGAACCGCGATACGCTGTATTCGCTGGCCGTGGTCGATCTCGATGCCGGACCGGTGACGATTACCTTGCCCGACGCTGGCAAGCGGTTCCGGTCGTTGATGGTGATCAACGAGGACCACTACATCGTCGGCGACATCGAGTATCGCGCCGGCAAATACAGCTATGACCGGAACAGGGTCGGCACCCGCTATGGGCTGATCGGACTGAGGACCCTCGTCGATCCCAGTGATCCCAAGGATGTCGAGAAGGTCCGCGCCGTCCAGGACGCCGTCACGATCAGCCAGAAAGCGCCTGGCACGTTCGAGATACCGAACTGGGATCCGGCAAGCCAGAAGAAGGTGCGCGACGCCCTCCTCGTGCTTGCCTCGACCGCAGGCGGCTTCAAGAATGCGTTTGGCGCCAAGGGACAGGTCGATCCGGTCAGGCATCTGATCGCAACCGCAGCAGGATGGGGCGGAAATCCCGACAAGGACGCAACCTATCTCAGCTTCACCCCCGAGAAGAACGACGGCAGCACGGTCTACAGATTGACAGTTCCCGGCAACGTGCCGGTCGACGGCTTCTGGTCCATCAGCCTCTACAACGCCGAGGGCTATTTCGAGAAGAACCCGTACGACGCCTACTCGCTCAACAATCTGACCGCGGCGAAATCGGCTGACGGCTCAACGACCGTCCAGTTCGGCGGCTGCGACGGCAAGATCCCGAACTGCCTGCCGACCATGAAAGGCTGGAATTACACGGTCCGGCTCTATCGGCCGCGCCCTGAAATCCTGAACGGCAAGTGGAAATTCCCCGAGGCGCAGCCGGTGGGCTGA
- a CDS encoding ABC transporter substrate-binding protein, whose translation MSIRAPSRRQLLRRGAALAAASVVLAAPAIAQARTKLRLGYLHVVAVDGHIWTGLDRGAFDREGIDFELHEFNTGPEVFEAMTRGELDVVSAGGVISNYLALGRGRGFLINDIEVATAQLWVRPTLGVTRLADLRGKRIATTKKTTAHIFLDRALRANSINPSEVEIVNSSMPDAVGAFIAGEVPAVALWVPFNVAVREALPDAVKLVDASAFYPQSAVLGGWAARTDYYAENKGVLSRIIRGWIDANDHMVRNPAAAAEGLQAHYGRSRPADIVEAFKAQKLYSAREWRRLYANGTVAKWLQQVSDFFMTDAGVTNALRATDYFDTQLYLAAVG comes from the coding sequence ATGAGCATTCGCGCCCCCAGTCGCCGGCAATTGCTGCGCCGGGGCGCGGCGCTGGCGGCCGCGTCGGTCGTGCTCGCGGCACCGGCCATTGCGCAGGCCCGCACCAAACTCCGGCTCGGCTATCTCCACGTGGTCGCGGTGGACGGTCACATCTGGACCGGGCTCGATCGCGGCGCGTTCGACCGCGAAGGCATCGATTTCGAGCTGCACGAGTTCAACACCGGCCCCGAGGTCTTCGAGGCGATGACGCGCGGAGAGCTCGACGTCGTCTCGGCCGGCGGTGTCATCTCCAATTATCTGGCGCTCGGCCGCGGCCGGGGTTTTCTCATCAACGACATCGAGGTTGCGACCGCGCAGCTCTGGGTTCGGCCAACGCTCGGGGTGACCAGGCTCGCCGATCTCAGGGGCAAGCGGATCGCGACGACCAAGAAGACCACGGCGCACATCTTCCTCGACCGGGCGCTGCGCGCCAACAGCATCAATCCGTCAGAGGTGGAGATCGTCAATTCGAGCATGCCGGATGCGGTCGGGGCGTTCATCGCCGGCGAGGTGCCGGCCGTCGCGCTCTGGGTGCCGTTCAACGTCGCCGTGCGCGAGGCGCTGCCAGACGCGGTCAAGCTGGTGGATGCCTCTGCCTTCTATCCGCAATCGGCCGTGCTCGGCGGCTGGGCGGCGCGGACGGATTATTACGCCGAAAACAAGGGAGTTCTGAGCCGGATCATCCGTGGCTGGATCGATGCGAACGACCACATGGTGCGCAACCCGGCCGCGGCGGCCGAAGGGCTCCAGGCGCACTACGGGCGGTCGCGTCCCGCCGACATCGTCGAGGCCTTCAAGGCGCAAAAACTCTATTCCGCGCGTGAATGGCGGCGGCTCTACGCGAACGGCACCGTCGCAAAATGGTTGCAGCAGGTCAGCGACTTCTTCATGACGGACGCCGGCGTCACCAATGCCCTGCGCGCGACCGATTATTTCGATACGCAGCTCTACCTGGCAGCCGTCGGATAG
- a CDS encoding L,D-transpeptidase family protein, producing the protein MGDDGVRRRTVNSAWSMGRAREICLVLALALSAAPAFAAEINPAAIDSAEPSKKTLSNKKPTPAGVRLQVLLDRAHFSPGEIDGRFGENAKKALRAYTEARQLPSTDTPTEDVWKALRADDRPVTLTYTITGQDVAGPFLNKLPSKMEDMKDIPKLGYTSPREALAEKFHMSERLLAALNPGRQFDRAGDTIVVVDTASAGEEAPAKADRVEIDKVRQTVKLFDKSNALIGFYPATVGSEEKPSPSGTLKVTEVSKNPFYRYNPAYRFKGVHSRKPFTIKPGPNNPVGTVWINLSAEGYGIHGTPSPDKISKAESHGCVRLTNWDAERVAGRVAKGTPVVFVDDRYPTAAR; encoded by the coding sequence ATGGGCGACGACGGCGTGCGACGGAGGACGGTGAATAGCGCGTGGTCGATGGGGCGCGCCCGCGAAATCTGCCTTGTTCTGGCTCTTGCGCTGAGCGCAGCGCCCGCATTCGCGGCCGAGATCAACCCCGCTGCCATCGATTCTGCCGAGCCCTCGAAGAAGACTCTCTCGAACAAGAAGCCGACGCCGGCCGGCGTGCGTCTGCAGGTCCTGCTCGACAGGGCCCATTTCTCGCCAGGCGAGATCGACGGCAGGTTCGGCGAGAACGCGAAGAAGGCGCTGCGGGCCTATACCGAGGCCCGGCAACTGCCGAGTACGGACACCCCGACCGAGGATGTCTGGAAGGCACTGCGGGCGGACGACCGGCCGGTGACGCTGACCTACACCATCACCGGGCAGGACGTGGCGGGACCGTTCCTGAACAAGCTGCCGTCGAAGATGGAGGACATGAAGGACATTCCGAAGCTTGGCTACACCAGTCCGCGCGAAGCCCTGGCCGAGAAGTTCCACATGAGCGAGCGGCTCCTGGCCGCGCTCAATCCCGGGCGCCAGTTCGATCGTGCCGGCGACACCATCGTCGTCGTCGACACAGCGAGCGCAGGCGAGGAGGCACCTGCCAAAGCCGACAGGGTCGAGATCGACAAGGTCAGGCAGACCGTCAAGCTGTTCGACAAGTCGAATGCGCTGATCGGGTTCTATCCGGCAACCGTCGGGAGCGAGGAGAAGCCGTCGCCTTCAGGTACGCTCAAGGTGACGGAAGTCAGCAAGAATCCGTTCTATCGCTACAATCCGGCCTACCGCTTCAAGGGCGTCCATTCCCGCAAGCCCTTCACCATCAAGCCCGGTCCGAACAACCCGGTCGGCACGGTCTGGATCAACCTCTCGGCCGAGGGTTACGGCATTCACGGCACGCCGTCGCCGGACAAGATCTCCAAGGCCGAATCCCACGGCTGCGTGCGTCTCACCAATTGGGACGCCGAGCGCGTCGCGGGCCGTGTCGCGAAAGGAACGCCGGTCGTGTTCGTGGACGATCGCTATCCGACGGCTGCCAGGTAG